The genome window GGCGGTACCGATGAGGCCCTGGCGCAGGCGGCTATCGAGTTGCATCCACGCCCACCTCCTGCACCAACGCCTTGTTGAGCCGCTTGCGTGCCTTGTGGAGGTGCACCTTTACCGTCGACGGCGAGCACTCCATGAGTTGCGCGATCTCGGAGACAGGCTGATCCTCGAAGTAGAAGAGGACGATCGCAGCTCTCTGTGCGGGCGGAAGCGCCGACACCGCCTGCATGAGGTCCGTGTCCGGCCACGGGCGCGTTGGTTCAGGCAGCGCGATCCGGCTGAGCGCATGTTCGTTGAACCGCCTCCGGCGTAGGGCGCGCACGGACATCCTGATGGACACCCGTCGCACCCACGCCTCCGGCACCTCGTAGCGCGAGACCTTGTCCCATTTGCGGAAAAGCTGGACGAACGCCTCCTGCGCGACATCCCGCGCCGCTTCCTCGTCGCCCAGGATCAAGAAAGATGTCCTCAGGACGCGCGGATACTCGCTCCGAAAGAACCACTCGTAGTCTTCTTCGTCCGAAAGTCTCACCTAGAGCCCTTCGTTGTGGCCGGGAAACCGCTTCACGCGGCGTTGACTACCAACAGACCTGAGCGGCCCGAAAGGTTTATCGCGCACACAAGGTAAGGCGGCAATCTGTCTGGTTCCTCACCGCCCGCCGCGGCGAGACGCCACTGCTTGCGGATCCCCAGTTACATCATTGAAGGGACCGAGACGTTTACTCGGGCTTCGCTACGGCGACGCGAAGTCGACCGCGTGACCCCGAACGACCGCCCCCTCAAGCGTCCCGAAGTTGCCCGCGTTCCAGACGATCATGAACGGGAACATGACGGTGCAAGGAGTCTCGTTCTCTTGCATCAAGGGCGACCCCTGTGCACAGTTGCCGTAGTGGTGGTGAGCCCCCATCAGATGGCCAACCTCATGAGCAGCGATGACCGCCGCCATGTCGTCCCGAAGCTCGTCATACTCGCCGACGCCCTCGCTGAACGAGAACGCCTCCTCGTCGTAGCGGACTCCGCCGATGCAAGCGGCCATCCCCCCGAGAGCGTAGACAGGCTCGCCTTCGGCGTTTCTGTAGTAGACGTCCTTGCCCGTTAGCAGGTGAACGACATCCGAACCTTTGGGTCTCGCGCCGCCAACCGCCTTCTCCATCGCGGCGAACAATGCCTCGTGGCCCGCTGCCGGTCGGCTTCCACCTGGACGTGGAGGGTCGGCGGGAACGGAGATCCGCCGGTACCCGGTCACAACGATCTCGATGCCCAGGGGCGCGTAGCTCTCACTCACCCGCTCCATGACCGCACCCGCTCGCCCCTTAGGCATGCGATCCAGCAGGACCATCACCTCGAGCTTCACCACCTGTCCGTCGTCAGACACGCCGGAGACACCGGCGCTCTCCGGGACGAGCTCGAGGCAATCGCGTTCGGGATCATCGAGGGCAGTCGCGCCCAGAGGATCGGGAAGTTCCGCGGCGGCGGGCGAGGCCGCCTGGAAGGCCACAAAGACAAGGATCGATGCGATGGCCACCCGCAGTGCAGATCTCACGACACACTCCTTGCCGGTTGAGCCTTCCCCTCCCCTGGTTAGTACTGATTCGGCACATGCGAGTAACAACCTCTACCGCTGCAGAGCCCGAGAGCGTGGGTCCATCTGCCCCTTCGCTATCGAAGGGGCGGACGCGGCGGCGTGAGCACCAACAGGGCGTGGGTCCGCTCAGCCCGCGGCGTCGAGGTCGTCTGCCGCCGGCACCTCGAGCCGGTAGCCGATCCCGCGGACGGTATGGATGTATCGAGGAGCTGCCGGGTCGTCCTCGATCTTCGCGCGCAGACGCTTGATGGCCATATCTACGAGCCGCGAGCCGCCGAGGTAGTCGTAACCCCAGACGTTCTCTATGAGGATGTCGCGGGTGAGGACGCGTCCCTTGTGGGAGACGAGCTCCAACAGCAAGCGGAACTCGGTCGCCGAAAGCTCCACCTCCTGATCGCGCTTCCATACCCGATACGCCTTCGGATCGATCACGATGTCACCGGCGGTCAGGGTTTCTGCTACGACGCTTTCCTGCGGTTCCGACCGCCGCCGAAGCAGGGCGCGGATCCGCGCCTTCAGCTCGGTCATGTCGAAGGGCTTGCGGACGTAATCGTCGGCGCCAGATTCCAGTCCGACAACGGCGTCGACAGTGTCGATCCGCGCGGTCACCACGATGATCGGCGTTGACGCCATCTTGCGGATACGGCGACAAACCTCGAACCCGTCGATCGTCGGAAGCATCACGTCGACGATGACGAGGTCGAAGCGACCACCCGCGAATACGTCGACGGCCTTGACGCCGTCTTCCTCGACGGTAACCGCGTAGCCTTCCAGCTGGAGCGCGGCTGCCAACGACTTCCTCACCATCGGATCGTCCTCTACCAACAAGATCGACGAGGGTGGCTGCGGCGGGATCACTGGTCGCTCCCGGCAGCAGTCACAAGATCGTCTGCCTGATCGATCTGCTCTTCAGCCATCGGCACGTGAACCCGTACCTTCGTCCCGCGGCCAGGTTCGCTCTCGATCGTGATGAGCCCGCCGATACGGGCCACCGCGGAGCTGGCCGACGCGAGACCGAGCCCAACACCCTTCGCGCCTCCACCCCGTTTGGTCGTAAAGAAAGGTTCGAACGCTTGCTCTTGGGTCTCGAGGTCCATCCCGACACCGTCGTCTTCCACAGTCAACAGCAGCGCGCCCGCGTCCTTGTCTTCCGTCAGACGGATCGTTATTACGCCTCGTTCCGGTATCGCCTCGCTCGCGTTCATGACGAGGTTCAGCAAGACCTGGTTGAACTGGCTGACATCGACTTCGGCGGACGAGCGCGCAGCCTCCGAGCGGATATCAAGGGATACCCCTTCCTTGACAACCGTCCGCAGCAACGAAGCCATGTCGTGGACCAAAGCGTTGATATCGACGAGCTCGGGATACGGAGGCCGCATGAGGTTGAGGAGGTCGTTCACCAGATGGCCCGCCATCAAGGTGCCCTTCTCCAGATCGTTCAGCGCCTCCCGCCCGTCGTCCGACGAGACCTCCTGGCGCAGCAGATCCGAATTCAGCCCGATAGCGGTGAGCACGTTGCCCAGGTCGTGCGCGAACCCACGCGCTAAACGACCGACCGCTTCCATCTTCTCGCCCTGACGAACGCGCTCCTCCAACGCCCTGCGCGCACGCGCTGCTAGCTCATGCTCGATCGCGATCGCCGCGAGGCTGCTCAACATCTCGACGATCCTTACCTCATCGGTGCCTGGTCGCCGGGGCTGTGAGTGATAGATGGCGAACGTGCCGAGGACCGAGCCGGTGGACGATCTGATCGGCTCGGACCAGCAGGAACGCAGGTCGTGCCGCGACGCGTGCTCGGCGTAGGCGCGCCATCGCGGGTCGAGGAGGACGTCCTCCACGATAACGCGCCTGCTTTCGTGCGCGGCGGTCCCGCAAGAACCATTGCAGGGCCCAACCTTTACGCTTCCGATGTCTTCGTAGAACCGCTCGAGGCCGGGTGCTGCACCAACCACGAGAGACTCGCCCTTCTGGTCCGTGAGACAGATCGAGCAGAGGACCTCGTCGTTGTACTTCCCCACAGTGTGGCAGAGCTCCGCGAGAACGTCGTTCAAGGATGCGTCACGAGCGATTTCCCTGAGGATGCGCGCCTGATCCTCGAGCAACGAGTTCGCCCGCCGCTGCTGCGTCACGTCATGAAAGCTGACCACGCGGCCGATCACGTCGTCGCCCAGCCGTTGAGGCACGACGCGGGTCTCGAAGACGCTGCCGTTGTGGAGCTCCATCTCGTAGCACGCCGAGCGATGCGGGTCGCTCTCCACCGCGGCTGCTCGAGCACGGGCATCGGTCGGCTGCTTTATCTGTCGGAACGCGTGCTCCCGCCGACGGTCGCGGTCCCATCCCGCCCATACCTCCGGATCTACACCCCACATCGCCGGGAACTGTCTGTTGTAGGTCACTGGCCGGCCCTCTAGATCCGTCGCGATCACAGCGTCCGCGATGGAGTCGAACGTGGTGTTCAGAAGAGAAAGGGACCTCGTGACCGCCTGCTCGTGAGCCACGCGATCGGACACGTTGGCGGCCACTCCGAGCACCCCGACGATCTCCTCGCCGCGGTCCCGCAACGGTGAGTACCAGACCTCCCACCACCCGCCAAAGCCGCGAAAGTCCGCAACGATGTGCTGGTGCTCGCCTGCGAACGCCTTCTCCACGGCCTGCAGAGCCTCCGGCACCTCCGCTAGGAACTCCGACGCAGGAAGCCCGATGAGGTCCGTCAGATCGGTCCCGAACTCCTTGACCCCTCGCCCCGACACCATGTCGAGCCGCAGGTCCGCGTCGTAACTGAAGACGATCACCGGCAGGCTCCAGATCACGCTCTCCAGCTGCTCCGCCGTGTGCTTCAACTCGGCACGTGAGCGCCGGCGGTCGGTGACATCCTCGAGAATCACGCAGAGCATCCGGGACGCCTCGCCGTCTTCAGGTCCGACCGTCAGCATCGTGACTGTGGCGCAGACGTTCTCGCCGTTCCGCGCGATCAACTCCACCTCCGTCTGGTGCGCCCGCAGTTCGCCTCTGAGCGTCTTGTAGAGACACGTCTCCAGCTCGTTGGCTGCCTCGGGCGTCGTGAGGTCCTTCAGCGACATCGAAGCGAGATCATCGGCGTCGTACCCCAGCATCCTCTCGAACGCGGGATTCACGCTTGCGATCCCTCCGCTCGACACCATCGTCACCACACCGACCGGCGCCGACTCGAAGACGGCGTCCAGCGCCTTCATCCTCTGAAGGAGAGGCTTCTCGCGCTCCTTGGCGTCCGTGATGTCGAACAGGACGCCCTCGGTATAGAGCGGCTGACCATCGTCGGCGCGGACGAGACGGGCGCGGTGGCCGAGCCAGATGGTCTTGCCGTCTCGTCTGACGAAGGGGTATTCGAGCGACAGGGGCTCACCCGACTTCTTGTGGCGCGCGACCGCATCCTGCGCCTGTTGGCGGTGCGACTGCGGTATCTGACTGGTCCACAGTTGGCGATCGCCGGCGAAATCCTGCGGGAGGAACCCCGTGAGATCTTCGATCTGGTCGCTTAGATAGACAGTCGCCGCCGGATGGTCCAGCGTGTTGATGTAGGTGGCGACCGGAAGCTGCTCCACCAAAGCGCGGAACTTCGCACCCTCTTCCTCGCCCTCGCGCCTGACGTTCCCGTAATGCCTCAACAGGAGCAGCGCTACAACCAGCGCGGCGACAACGTTGACAAGCGCCAGAACGGGAGAACCGCGGTCCCACGCCGCCACCGCCGCGGCGACCGCAACCGCCGCCGCAACATAGGCCCACGTGAAACGCTTCATCAGCTGACGTCCTTTGCCTGGCGCGGGCACGAGCCGCTCGTCAAAGAGACAGGTTGTCCGCCGCCGCAAGGACTCCTGTGACTAGATCAGGGCGAGTTCAGGCTATCCCGCGCCCGTAAGGGAGTATCAGTCGCGGCGTCGTCGTTACCCAATTGTTACTCGGCGGCGCCGCGAGGCCGCCACTCAACCAGGAGGCTTAGGCGCTCTTCTTGCCGTCGCCCGTAGCCGCGGCCACGCGTTGCTTCTCCGCGACGATGTCATCGGCGCTCTTGCCGCAACCAGGGCAGAACTTGGACTCGGCGGGGACGTCGACGTTGCAGAAGGGGCACGGTCCTTCGACGGGCTGCGCCTGGTAGCCCTCTTTCAAGCCGCTCTTGAACTCCTTGCCGGCCTGGCCCATGGAGCGAGCGAGTTGTGGGAGGCGCTTCGCGCCGAACAACAGCATGACGACGACCAGAACGATCAGAAGCTCGGGTCCACCCGGTAATGACATCTCGATACCTCCTAACGCAGCGCGGGGATGATCTCGGCCCCGATGAACTCGACATCCTCTTCGTCGGCTACCTGGAACGGCAGCGCGCCGAGCCCGAAGATGACTTCCTCGACCCCTAGGTCCGAGAGGCGCCCGAGCTGCTCGACCACCTCGTTTGTGGTTCCGGCGATGCGGCCCGTCCGGAACTCCTCCCAGGATACTGCGGCCCGGTCTTTGTGGGGCCGCAAAACACCGTCGGGTGTGCGGTTCAGCAAACGTTCATATCGCCGCGCGACGTCGGCTTCGTCGTGGCCCGCCAGCACGTAGGCGCCGACGGAACGCCTGAGCGTGTACGGCTCACGAGCGGCTCTCTCACACGCTTCGTCCGCGGCCCGCTTCCGCTCGGCGAATGCCTCGATCGAACCGATCCACGAGAAGTTCCAGCCGTCGGCGACCCGGGCGGCGGTCTTCAGCAGGTAGTCACCTTTGCCGCAGATCCATACCGGGGGCCGTGGTTGCTGCGGGGCCAGGGGACGACAGATAGCCCCGTCGACCGCGTAGTGCTTCCCATCCAACACCAGCTCCTCTCCCTCGAGGAGCCTCTGGACGATCTCTACGGCTTCTCCGAGCCG of Actinomycetota bacterium contains these proteins:
- a CDS encoding SigE family RNA polymerase sigma factor: MRLSDEEDYEWFFRSEYPRVLRTSFLILGDEEAARDVAQEAFVQLFRKWDKVSRYEVPEAWVRRVSIRMSVRALRRRRFNEHALSRIALPEPTRPWPDTDLMQAVSALPPAQRAAIVLFYFEDQPVSEIAQLMECSPSTVKVHLHKARKRLNKALVQEVGVDATR
- a CDS encoding response regulator transcription factor, whose product is MVRKSLAAALQLEGYAVTVEEDGVKAVDVFAGGRFDLVIVDVMLPTIDGFEVCRRIRKMASTPIIVVTARIDTVDAVVGLESGADDYVRKPFDMTELKARIRALLRRRSEPQESVVAETLTAGDIVIDPKAYRVWKRDQEVELSATEFRLLLELVSHKGRVLTRDILIENVWGYDYLGGSRLVDMAIKRLRAKIEDDPAAPRYIHTVRGIGYRLEVPAADDLDAAG
- a CDS encoding PAS domain S-box protein; this translates as MKRFTWAYVAAAVAVAAAVAAWDRGSPVLALVNVVAALVVALLLLRHYGNVRREGEEEGAKFRALVEQLPVATYINTLDHPAATVYLSDQIEDLTGFLPQDFAGDRQLWTSQIPQSHRQQAQDAVARHKKSGEPLSLEYPFVRRDGKTIWLGHRARLVRADDGQPLYTEGVLFDITDAKEREKPLLQRMKALDAVFESAPVGVVTMVSSGGIASVNPAFERMLGYDADDLASMSLKDLTTPEAANELETCLYKTLRGELRAHQTEVELIARNGENVCATVTMLTVGPEDGEASRMLCVILEDVTDRRRSRAELKHTAEQLESVIWSLPVIVFSYDADLRLDMVSGRGVKEFGTDLTDLIGLPASEFLAEVPEALQAVEKAFAGEHQHIVADFRGFGGWWEVWYSPLRDRGEEIVGVLGVAANVSDRVAHEQAVTRSLSLLNTTFDSIADAVIATDLEGRPVTYNRQFPAMWGVDPEVWAGWDRDRRREHAFRQIKQPTDARARAAAVESDPHRSACYEMELHNGSVFETRVVPQRLGDDVIGRVVSFHDVTQQRRANSLLEDQARILREIARDASLNDVLAELCHTVGKYNDEVLCSICLTDQKGESLVVGAAPGLERFYEDIGSVKVGPCNGSCGTAAHESRRVIVEDVLLDPRWRAYAEHASRHDLRSCWSEPIRSSTGSVLGTFAIYHSQPRRPGTDEVRIVEMLSSLAAIAIEHELAARARRALEERVRQGEKMEAVGRLARGFAHDLGNVLTAIGLNSDLLRQEVSSDDGREALNDLEKGTLMAGHLVNDLLNLMRPPYPELVDINALVHDMASLLRTVVKEGVSLDIRSEAARSSAEVDVSQFNQVLLNLVMNASEAIPERGVITIRLTEDKDAGALLLTVEDDGVGMDLETQEQAFEPFFTTKRGGGAKGVGLGLASASSAVARIGGLITIESEPGRGTKVRVHVPMAEEQIDQADDLVTAAGSDQ
- a CDS encoding LLM class flavin-dependent oxidoreductase, with product MRFGLALPHYDTSLAGEPASWPGVRRIATRAEAAGFDSVWVSDHLFLDWSKYGGSTEPRAALECWTTLSALAAATDTVRIGSLALCNDLRNPALLAKMVATLDLLSGGRLDLGIGAGWYEPEYGAAGIPFDPAGTRIARLGEAVEIVQRLLEGEELVLDGKHYAVDGAICRPLAPQQPRPPVWICGKGDYLLKTAARVADGWNFSWIGSIEAFAERKRAADEACERAAREPYTLRRSVGAYVLAGHDEADVARRYERLLNRTPDGVLRPHKDRAAVSWEEFRTGRIAGTTNEVVEQLGRLSDLGVEEVIFGLGALPFQVADEEDVEFIGAEIIPALR